A window of Streptomyces sp. NBC_01689 genomic DNA:
GATCTGCGTGCCGCGCGCGATGTCGAGCGGGAGGTACGACGTGGCGAACTCGACCGGTCGGCCGTCGAGCAGGTACCGGCGCCGGCGGGCGAGCACGCGCCGTACGGAGCCGAGCCGAGTGGAGATGTCCTGACTGGCCTTCTCCTCCTTGACCTCAAGGCTGTCGACCTGGGGGTGACTGCCCGCAGCGTCCGCCTCGACGATGAACGCGGACTTCCCCTGTTCGCGGTGGCGTCGGGCGAACCGGTCGGAGGCCAGCCGGCGGACGGGCGGACGCGGCCGGACGAAGACGCCCTTCCCATGTTCGGCGGCGACCAGGCCCTCACCCTGGAGGATGGAGAAGGAGTTGCGGACGGTCATCCGGGATACGCCGTAGTGCTCGACGAGCTCAGCTTCCGAGGGGAGTTTCTCGCCCTCCTTGAATCGCCCACGGTCGATGGCCTCGCGCAGCTGGTCAGCGATCTGCCGGAACACCGCACGATCGCTCGTGGGGTCCAGATCGCCGAGCAGGGACGGAAGTGAGGTCACGAGTACTCCTTTAGGTATCTAGACGAGTGGGCGAGTGTTGTTGCTACGGTGGAGAGCCTAGCGATCTGAGAGGGCCGAG
This region includes:
- a CDS encoding GntR family transcriptional regulator; translated protein: MTSLPSLLGDLDPTSDRAVFRQIADQLREAIDRGRFKEGEKLPSEAELVEHYGVSRMTVRNSFSILQGEGLVAAEHGKGVFVRPRPPVRRLASDRFARRHREQGKSAFIVEADAAGSHPQVDSLEVKEEKASQDISTRLGSVRRVLARRRRYLLDGRPVEFATSYLPLDIARGTQIAEPNPGPGGIYARLEELGHHLDHFEEEIRARMPAPSEVKTLRLASGVPVIHLIRTAYDTEGRAVEVCDTVMAADAYVLSYQLPAT